The Pseudomonadota bacterium genome segment CCTCTTCAACCAAGGGAAAAAGAACGCACCCTGCATAATATTCATTGATGAGATAGATGCGGTGGGCAGACACAGGGGTGCAGGCCTAGGCGGAGGACATGACGAAAGAGAGCAGACATTGAACCAGCTCCTTGTTGAGATGGACGGATTTGAGTCAAATGAAGGTGTTATTGTTATGTCTGCAACGAACAGACCCGATGTTCTTGACCCTGCGCTTTTAAGACCGGGAAGATTCGACAGACAGATCGTCGTATCCATCCCTGATGTAAAGGGGAGAGAAGCGATTCTTAAAGTACATTCACGCAAAACGCTACTTGCTGCCAATATTGACCTTTCCATTATTGCAAGAGGAACACCGGGATTTTCCGGTGCAGACCTTGAAAATCTCGTTAATGAAGCAGCTCTTATCGCTGCACGAAAAAACAAAAAAGAAATTGAAATGGATGATTTTGAGCATGCAAAAGATAAAGTGCTCATGGGTGTTGAAAGAAAAAGCATGATAATACCCTTGCAGGAAAGGAAAAACACTGCATATCATGAAGCCGGACACGCCCTTGTAGCTAAGATGATCCCTAATTCCGACCCTATACACAAAGTAACTATTATTCCGAGAGGCATGGCATTGGGTCTCACACAGCAGTTGCCCATAGACGAAAGACATACATACTCAAAAGTATATCTTCTCGATAATATTACTATCCTGCTTGGCGGAAGGGTAGCAGAAGAGATTATTTTAAATCATTCTACAACAGGTGCAGGAAACGACATCGAAAGGGCAACAAAGATAGCAAGAAAGATGGTGTGTGAATGGGGTATGAGTGAAAAGCTGGGACCGTTAAGCTATGGGAAGGACGAAGAGCATATCTTTCTCGGCAAGGAAATCGGCCGTCATAGAGACTTCAGCGAAAATACAGCGCAGGAGATAGACGAAGAACTGCGGAGGATTATAGGCAACTGCCATGAGAGGGCAAAGGGAATACTCGTTAAAAACATAGTTGCCCTGAACAATATTGCCAACAGCCTTTTAGAAAAGGAAGCACTTGACGGACAGGAACTGGACGTGATAATCAGGGAAAGCAAACATGGTCAGGGAGATACAGCTTAACGGCAGCCCTCTCATAATGGGGATTTTAAATATTACCCCTGATTCCTTCTATGATGGGGGCATGTATTACAAAACAGAAGATGCGGTAAAACAAGCCCTGCAAATGATTGAAGATGGGGCGGATATTATAGATGTAGGGGGGGAATCCACAAGACCTTTTTCAGAACTTATTTCCGTTGATGATGAATTGAAAAGGGTTATACCTGTCATAGAAAACATACGATCTCAATCTGATATCATTATATCCATAGACACTAATAAAGCTCAGGTTGTTGAGGAAGCTCGTCTGGCCGGAGCCGATATCGTAAACGACATAAGCGGATTCATGTTTGATCCGGATATGGCGGAAACTGTCGGTAAACTTAACATGTATGCGGTTATCATGCACATAAAGGGAACACCGAAGGATATGCAGCAAAACCCCCGGTATGAAGATGTTATGTCTGAGATAAAGTCATTCTTCATTGAAAGGATAGCTTTCGCTCGGAATCATGGAGTTAATGAAGAACATATTATTATTGACCCGGGTATCGGCTTCGGTAAAAGGGTTGAAGATAATCTGAAAATCATCAAGCAACTCAGTGACTTCAGGGAGCTGTGCAGACCAATCCTTGTGGGAACATCAATGAAGTCTTTCATCGGACATGTTACGGATTCTCCGCTCCAGGAAAGGGTCGAAGGTACGCTTGCAAGTGTTGCCATATCAGTCTGGAACGGGGCAAATATCGTCAGGGTCCATGATGTGAAAAAGACAAAAAAGGTTGTGAAGCTTGTTTCTGCAATAATGAGTTCATAGCCGTTAAAATGCTGACTGTCTTATCCCCTGAAGCTTAAAGGATGTAAAGTATGATACCAACAATTCGCTGGCAGGATATTTTAGACATTTTGATCGTTTCCACGATTCTTTACCGGACATTCCTGCTGATAAAGGGAACAAGGGCAATACAGCTCATTATAGGTTTTATCATTATCTTCTTTGTCTTTTATTTCTCAAAGAAGCTTGAGCTTTTCACGCTTGGATGGATTCTTAACAACTTTGTCGGTTCAATAATACTTGTTATTGTTGTAATATTTCAAAACGACATAAGAAGGATGCTCATAGCTCTCGGAAGAAGCCCTTTCTTTAAAAATATTACATATGTTGAAGAAACTATGTTTTACGATGAGCTTTCCAATGCATGCATAATTATGGGTAAAAGAAAAACAGGGGCACTGATTGTTCTTGAACGCGAAATAGGACTTGAAGAATTCATGGAGATTGGCATAAAGATGGATGCAAGTGTAAATACAGAACTTATATTGAGCATTTTCCAGCAGACATCTCCTCTACATGACGGTGCGTTGATAATCAGAGAGGGCAAGATCAGAGCCGCAAGCTGTATCCTTCCGCTGACATTAAAGGATGGGCTCGATAAAGCATTCGGCACGAGACACAGGGCTGCTGTCGGTATAACAGAGATTACAGATGCTGTTGCCGTAGTAGTTTCTGAAGAGAAGGGATGGATTTCGTATGCCTATAAAGGCGAGATATTCACAAAAATCGACGGTGATGAATTAAAAAAAGTGTTGAAGAAACTTTTAATATGAACGGTCATTTTCTTATGCATATGACGGGTCATTGATAATGCTCCAGGAATAAAGACTATGATGAACTTCATAACCAAATATATACTTAAAGACTTCAAGCTCAAAACCCTCTCTCTGGTTCTTGCCTCAATGCTGTGGCTTGCCGTTTCCTATATGGGAGTATCAAAAATGAGCATCTCAGTACGGGTTTCTGCCGACAAATTGAGCAGGGATCTTATTGTAAGCAAGATGGATACTGACGAAGTGCTTGTTACGCTTAACGGTCCGGTATCGATGCTCAAAGATATTCGTGCCCGCGACATAGGGATATCGCTTGACCTGTCAAACGTGAAAGAAGGACGATATGTCTATGATCTGCAAAAAAACAATGTCCGTGCACCAAAAGGTATTCAAGTCGAGGAGGTCAAACCTGACTATATTGTTATAGAGATTGATGGGACCATAGAAAAAACATTGAAAACAATTGTAAAATTGGAAAAAAAATGGATTGGCATGTATAGTATAAAATCCTGGACTCCCCGTTATGTGAATGTAGAAGGTTCAGGAAATGCACTGAAAAACATTGAGTCTATTGAAACTATTCCGGTGGATGGCAACTTTATATCTGTAGAAGAAACAATTGATGTTCCATTAGATGCTAAAAATTTGATAATAAGGAAAGTTAAACCCGATATAGTTAAGGTCATCCTTAGGAGAAATTAGGACAGGTAAAAAAACACTATATTATATAATTAATGATACTTTTCGGAGGGATGGAATGCAAAAACTGATGGTGAATATTGATCATGTAGCAACATTACGGGAGGCAAGAGGAACAAATTATCCTGATCCTGTTTTTGCTGCAGGTCTGGCAGAGACGGCAGGCGCTTCAGGGATTATAATACATTTACGGGAAGACAGACGTCATATTAAAGACAGGGACCTGACTATTTTAAGAGAGACAGTAAAAACAAAACTGAACCTTGAAATGGCTGCCACTGCGGAAATGGTGAACATAGCAAGGAACGTAAGGCCTGATATGATAACGCTTGTTCCTGAAAAAAGGGAAGAACTAACAACAGAAGGCGGACTTGATGCGGTCGGTCTTTCCGAAAAACTCAAAGGTGTTATCGCCGGTGCAAAGGAAAAAGGGATTAAAGTAAGTCTTTTTATCGACCCGGAAGAAGAACAGATTCTGGAAGCACACAAAATAGGGGCGGATATGATTGAGATACATACCGGCGCTTATAGTGATGCTAAAAATGAAGTAATACACGAGAAGGAATTAAGAAAGGTGGTTAATGCTGCAAAAAGAGGAAAAGAATTAGGGTTAGGCGTAAATGCAGGACACGGTCTGCATTATCATAATGTAAAGGAAATAGTTGCGATACGGGATATCGACGAACTGAGCATCGGCCACAGTATAATTGCAAGGGCAGTTTT includes the following:
- the cdaA gene encoding diadenylate cyclase CdaA, with amino-acid sequence MIPTIRWQDILDILIVSTILYRTFLLIKGTRAIQLIIGFIIIFFVFYFSKKLELFTLGWILNNFVGSIILVIVVIFQNDIRRMLIALGRSPFFKNITYVEETMFYDELSNACIIMGKRKTGALIVLEREIGLEEFMEIGIKMDASVNTELILSIFQQTSPLHDGALIIREGKIRAASCILPLTLKDGLDKAFGTRHRAAVGITEITDAVAVVVSEEKGWISYAYKGEIFTKIDGDELKKVLKKLLI
- a CDS encoding pyridoxine 5'-phosphate synthase, translating into MQKLMVNIDHVATLREARGTNYPDPVFAAGLAETAGASGIIIHLREDRRHIKDRDLTILRETVKTKLNLEMAATAEMVNIARNVRPDMITLVPEKREELTTEGGLDAVGLSEKLKGVIAGAKEKGIKVSLFIDPEEEQILEAHKIGADMIEIHTGAYSDAKNEVIHEKELRKVVNAAKRGKELGLGVNAGHGLHYHNVKEIVAIRDIDELSIGHSIIARAVFVGLDKAIRDMLALMR
- the folP gene encoding dihydropteroate synthase; amino-acid sequence: MVREIQLNGSPLIMGILNITPDSFYDGGMYYKTEDAVKQALQMIEDGADIIDVGGESTRPFSELISVDDELKRVIPVIENIRSQSDIIISIDTNKAQVVEEARLAGADIVNDISGFMFDPDMAETVGKLNMYAVIMHIKGTPKDMQQNPRYEDVMSEIKSFFIERIAFARNHGVNEEHIIIDPGIGFGKRVEDNLKIIKQLSDFRELCRPILVGTSMKSFIGHVTDSPLQERVEGTLASVAISVWNGANIVRVHDVKKTKKVVKLVSAIMSS
- a CDS encoding CdaR family protein, which translates into the protein MMNFITKYILKDFKLKTLSLVLASMLWLAVSYMGVSKMSISVRVSADKLSRDLIVSKMDTDEVLVTLNGPVSMLKDIRARDIGISLDLSNVKEGRYVYDLQKNNVRAPKGIQVEEVKPDYIVIEIDGTIEKTLKTIVKLEKKWIGMYSIKSWTPRYVNVEGSGNALKNIESIETIPVDGNFISVEETIDVPLDAKNLIIRKVKPDIVKVILRRN
- the ftsH gene encoding ATP-dependent zinc metalloprotease FtsH, with product MNPVNKNIFIWLFIVLLGLFIFNIYYKPKKAYDTVIFSDFVEAVQSDKIISVTIQGKNIVGAYKDGKEFKSYAPDDPELVKILRQHSVKINAKPDEESGMWQNIFISWFPMLLLIGVWIFFMRQMQAGGGKAMSFGKSKARLFTNKDNKATFQDVAGVEEAKEELQEIIEFLVDPKKFTKLGGRIPKGVLLVGSPGTGKTLLARAIAGEANVPFFSISGSDFVEMFVGVGASRVRDLFNQGKKNAPCIIFIDEIDAVGRHRGAGLGGGHDEREQTLNQLLVEMDGFESNEGVIVMSATNRPDVLDPALLRPGRFDRQIVVSIPDVKGREAILKVHSRKTLLAANIDLSIIARGTPGFSGADLENLVNEAALIAARKNKKEIEMDDFEHAKDKVLMGVERKSMIIPLQERKNTAYHEAGHALVAKMIPNSDPIHKVTIIPRGMALGLTQQLPIDERHTYSKVYLLDNITILLGGRVAEEIILNHSTTGAGNDIERATKIARKMVCEWGMSEKLGPLSYGKDEEHIFLGKEIGRHRDFSENTAQEIDEELRRIIGNCHERAKGILVKNIVALNNIANSLLEKEALDGQELDVIIRESKHGQGDTA